The following coding sequences lie in one Niabella agricola genomic window:
- a CDS encoding thioredoxin domain-containing protein, with protein sequence MLHWSVIKTGRSASRLAGIIFLFTIIAITADAQSGKLPPFRMIQANGQLFKAQQLPMGKPILLVYFSPGCDHCEKLLQQMRKHRQHLEKLSVVLITYWPVKDVAAFVKQFSLQQYSNFYIGTEGNSFFVRSYYHLEKLPFMALFTKNGALVTQYHSEHGWNNLLQQIKNLK encoded by the coding sequence ATGCTTCACTGGTCAGTTATAAAAACAGGAAGATCGGCTTCCCGCCTGGCGGGGATCATCTTCCTGTTTACAATTATTGCGATAACGGCTGATGCCCAGTCCGGCAAACTGCCGCCTTTCCGAATGATACAGGCAAACGGACAGCTCTTTAAGGCACAGCAGCTGCCTATGGGCAAACCGATCCTGCTGGTGTACTTTTCTCCCGGCTGCGATCATTGTGAAAAGCTGCTACAGCAAATGCGAAAGCACCGGCAGCATCTCGAAAAGCTTTCAGTGGTCCTGATCACGTACTGGCCCGTAAAGGATGTGGCCGCTTTTGTAAAGCAATTTTCATTGCAGCAGTATTCAAATTTTTATATTGGTACCGAGGGTAATTCGTTCTTTGTAAGGAGTTATTACCATTTGGAAAAGTTGCCCTTTATGGCCCTGTTTACCAAAAACGGCGCTCTCGTTACACAGTACCATTCTGAACACGGATGGAACAACCTGTTACAACAAATTAAAAACCTGAAATGA
- a CDS encoding sialidase family protein yields MRHFYLLPFFLFLYSVVSAQPGSFKHVPGTVVTYSPAAGMQYIGSPSLAVLPDGSYVASHDFFGPNSSEFVQAVTRIFRSGDKGKTWKQVSEVSGAFWSSLFVHQGKLYLLGPDRHHGTVLIRRSEDGGATWTKPTGSGNGLLLQGMYHCAPMPVVEYNGRLWRPMETAHGPILQWGKRYGAMVMSAPVDADLLNAKSWSTSSVLYYDSTYLNGNFGGWLEGNFVVDRNGGMWELLRVDDKSNLEEKAAMVALSPDGKTLSFDRENGFVPFDGGSKKFVIKYDSVSRYYYTLTNSIPRKYRDQYPGRNPATFRNVLMLRKSSDLLHWQDVQTVLEHPDVLKHGFQYVDWSFEGRDIIVLCRTAYFDGKEDAHNNHDANFLTFHRIINFRSLK; encoded by the coding sequence ATGAGGCATTTTTATTTACTTCCGTTTTTTCTGTTCCTGTACTCTGTAGTGAGTGCGCAACCGGGTTCATTCAAGCATGTACCTGGCACCGTTGTTACCTATAGCCCCGCTGCCGGTATGCAGTATATCGGTTCGCCCAGTCTGGCTGTACTTCCGGACGGGTCTTATGTAGCTTCGCATGATTTTTTTGGTCCCAACAGTTCTGAATTTGTACAGGCTGTTACCCGCATTTTCCGTTCGGGAGATAAGGGCAAAACCTGGAAGCAGGTGAGTGAGGTGTCCGGGGCCTTTTGGTCGAGCCTCTTCGTGCACCAGGGAAAACTGTACCTGCTGGGGCCGGACCGGCATCATGGTACGGTGTTGATCCGGCGTTCTGAAGATGGCGGCGCTACCTGGACAAAGCCCACCGGGTCAGGCAACGGGTTACTGCTTCAGGGAATGTATCACTGTGCACCGATGCCGGTGGTGGAATATAACGGCCGGTTGTGGCGGCCCATGGAAACCGCGCACGGTCCCATCCTGCAATGGGGGAAGCGTTACGGTGCCATGGTCATGTCGGCGCCGGTAGATGCCGATCTGTTAAATGCAAAATCCTGGAGCACCAGCAGTGTGCTTTATTACGACAGCACCTACCTGAACGGCAATTTTGGCGGCTGGCTGGAAGGGAATTTTGTGGTGGATAGAAACGGCGGGATGTGGGAATTGTTACGGGTAGACGATAAAAGCAACCTTGAAGAAAAGGCGGCCATGGTAGCACTGTCGCCCGATGGCAAAACACTTAGCTTTGATCGCGAAAACGGGTTTGTTCCCTTTGATGGAGGCAGTAAGAAATTCGTAATAAAATATGATAGTGTTTCCCGGTATTATTATACGTTAACCAATTCGATTCCCCGGAAATACAGGGATCAGTATCCCGGACGCAATCCTGCAACCTTCCGTAATGTATTGATGTTGCGAAAGTCCAGCGACCTGTTGCACTGGCAGGATGTACAAACAGTACTGGAACACCCGGATGTATTAAAACACGGGTTTCAGTATGTAGACTGGTCCTTTGAAGGAAGGGATATCATCGTGCTTTGCAGGACCGCGTATTTCGACGGAAAGGAGGATGCACACAACAACCACGATGCAAATTTTCTCACCTTCCACCGGATCATCAATTTCAGAAGCTTGAAATAA
- a CDS encoding glycoside hydrolase family 32 protein, with product MRYNNYLMTLATALILTQAPLTAQQKAEPHRPQLHFSPKKGWMNDPNGMVFINGQYHLFFQHNPDATVWGPMHWGHAISTDLVHWKEQAIALYPDSLGTIFSGSAVIDVNNTAGFGKNAMVAVYTNHSHEGEKAGSDKFQNQSIAYSLDEGKTWTKYKGNPVLKNPGIRDFRDPKVSWYAPGKKWIMTLATLDHITFYSSPDLKNWKEESRFGRTLGAHGGVWECPDLISFNDKGKPIWVLIVNLNPGGPNGGSATQYFTGSFNGHTFTPDDTTTKWLDYGPDEYAGITWSNTGNRKLFLGWMSNWQYANVVPTKNWRSAMTLPRELTVKKINGRYFVASTLVKEVDAVLRPVRNASDIRVTGRYEVVPASAAANGLFRLDLRGIPAADFSMALTNTKGEEVVVGFDKATNQFYIDRTRSGNTGFEKGFAKRHVAPRIAANAGMNLTLIGDAASLELFADDGLTVMTSIFFPSEPLSGITIKAPGNLQIKQLKYGVLVTKPQNR from the coding sequence ATGCGTTACAACAACTATTTAATGACGCTTGCCACTGCGCTGATTTTGACACAGGCACCCCTCACTGCCCAGCAAAAAGCCGAACCACACCGCCCCCAGCTTCACTTTTCACCCAAAAAGGGCTGGATGAATGACCCCAATGGCATGGTATTCATCAATGGCCAATACCACCTGTTCTTCCAGCACAATCCCGATGCTACCGTATGGGGACCCATGCATTGGGGGCACGCTATCAGTACCGACCTAGTGCACTGGAAGGAGCAGGCGATAGCACTATACCCCGATTCGCTGGGCACCATTTTTTCCGGCAGCGCCGTGATCGATGTAAACAATACAGCGGGTTTTGGCAAGAATGCCATGGTAGCTGTTTATACCAATCACAGTCATGAAGGTGAAAAAGCCGGCTCGGATAAATTTCAGAACCAGAGCATTGCCTATAGCCTCGACGAAGGAAAAACATGGACAAAATACAAAGGGAATCCAGTTCTGAAGAACCCGGGCATCCGGGACTTCAGAGACCCCAAGGTTTCCTGGTATGCACCCGGAAAAAAATGGATCATGACGCTTGCAACACTGGACCATATCACCTTTTATTCATCACCGGATCTGAAAAACTGGAAAGAAGAAAGCCGGTTTGGCAGAACCCTGGGCGCACATGGCGGCGTATGGGAATGCCCCGACCTGATCTCCTTCAACGACAAGGGCAAACCCATTTGGGTACTGATCGTGAACCTGAACCCCGGCGGACCGAATGGCGGCTCCGCAACCCAGTACTTTACCGGAAGTTTTAATGGACATACATTTACACCCGATGATACTACCACCAAATGGCTGGATTACGGACCGGATGAGTATGCCGGCATTACCTGGAGCAATACCGGTAACCGCAAACTGTTTCTCGGATGGATGAGCAACTGGCAGTATGCAAATGTAGTGCCTACAAAGAACTGGCGGAGCGCGATGACCCTTCCCCGGGAGCTTACAGTTAAAAAGATCAACGGGCGGTACTTTGTTGCATCAACACTGGTAAAAGAGGTGGATGCTGTTCTGCGTCCGGTAAGGAACGCCTCCGATATACGGGTAACCGGCCGCTATGAAGTGGTACCGGCTTCTGCCGCTGCCAATGGGTTGTTTCGCCTTGACCTGAGGGGAATACCTGCGGCCGATTTCTCCATGGCGCTAACCAATACAAAAGGCGAAGAAGTTGTCGTGGGCTTTGACAAGGCGACCAACCAGTTCTATATCGACCGTACCCGATCCGGGAATACCGGTTTTGAAAAAGGCTTTGCAAAGCGGCATGTGGCACCGAGGATTGCAGCTAACGCTGGCATGAATCTTACGCTCATTGGAGACGCTGCGTCGCTGGAGCTTTTCGCAGATGACGGGCTAACGGTAATGACCAGTATCTTTTTCCCATCTGAACCCTTATCCGGTATTACAATAAAAGCACCCGGCAACCTGCAGATAAAACAATTGAAGTATGGTGTACTCGTAACAAAGCCGCAAAACCGTTAA
- a CDS encoding DUF3748 domain-containing protein, which produces MFRNKPWFCSFIFILMVAGCTSGHKESAIIQLTHSGMGHTLHHNGVFSADGQWIVFDGRNEDTRIGETSVIGVVNLHTGEEKMIYQTKNPTRYGPGVGAASFSPAANRVIFIHGLMHADKELPYDISRRTGVAVDLERPYQPVFMDARDQTPPYTPGSLRGGTHSHCWSGDGRMISFTYNDALVEPGLRTVGVMLNAGAPVLTDRAAGNNDGALYAVVVAAVVSQPRPGSDEISKAFDECWVGSSGYTNSKGHRIPYAIAFQGNTRNEKGETIAEIFIADIAAAGVLNDTAAVGFPGERPHVPGGAYVQRISHTAKGLSPVRHWLRSSPDGRLIYALAPDENGVAQIISCTVNGGRIRYLTRNTAPVDYPFNLDKEGNHIAYIMNNNVYLLDLRTNKNKRLTSNQPEDPKVAGAPSFSPDGRMVVFNQYVAQGAAQWLQIKAVVLHE; this is translated from the coding sequence ATGTTCAGAAATAAACCTTGGTTTTGTTCATTTATTTTTATTCTTATGGTAGCCGGTTGTACATCAGGGCATAAAGAATCTGCAATCATTCAGCTGACCCATTCCGGGATGGGGCATACGCTGCATCATAACGGGGTATTTTCTGCAGACGGCCAATGGATCGTCTTCGACGGAAGAAATGAAGATACCCGGATCGGCGAGACGTCTGTAATCGGAGTGGTGAACCTGCATACAGGAGAGGAGAAAATGATCTATCAAACGAAAAATCCCACCCGCTACGGTCCAGGCGTGGGGGCGGCTTCGTTTAGTCCGGCTGCCAACAGGGTAATATTTATTCATGGGCTGATGCACGCGGATAAAGAACTTCCTTACGATATATCCCGTAGAACCGGTGTGGCCGTTGACCTGGAACGTCCGTATCAACCGGTCTTTATGGATGCAAGGGATCAAACGCCGCCTTACACGCCGGGTTCGTTAAGAGGAGGAACGCATTCCCATTGCTGGAGCGGGGATGGCCGTATGATCAGCTTTACCTACAATGATGCGCTGGTAGAGCCTGGTCTTCGCACCGTGGGCGTAATGTTGAATGCAGGAGCGCCGGTTTTAACAGACAGGGCTGCAGGGAATAACGACGGTGCGCTTTATGCAGTTGTTGTTGCAGCAGTGGTTTCGCAGCCCCGGCCGGGATCCGATGAAATCAGCAAGGCATTTGATGAGTGTTGGGTGGGAAGCAGCGGTTATACCAACAGCAAAGGCCATAGGATTCCTTATGCCATTGCTTTCCAGGGAAATACCCGGAATGAAAAAGGGGAGACCATCGCCGAAATTTTTATTGCAGACATCGCCGCCGCCGGGGTGCTAAACGATACAGCGGCTGTGGGTTTTCCAGGTGAACGGCCACATGTTCCCGGCGGGGCGTATGTACAACGGATCAGCCATACTGCAAAAGGCTTGTCGCCCGTGCGGCATTGGCTGCGCTCTTCTCCCGACGGCCGGTTGATTTATGCCCTTGCCCCGGATGAAAACGGGGTGGCGCAGATCATCAGTTGTACAGTTAACGGCGGCCGGATCCGTTATCTTACCAGGAACACCGCACCGGTGGATTATCCATTTAACCTGGACAAAGAAGGGAACCACATTGCTTATATAATGAACAATAACGTTTATCTGCTGGATCTGCGGACGAATAAAAACAAGCGGTTGACATCGAACCAGCCGGAGGATCCCAAGGTTGCAGGGGCACCTTCCTTTTCCCCGGACGGACGGATGGTGGTTTTTAATCAATATGTTGCCCAGGGGGCAGCGCAATGGCTGCAGATAAAGGCTGTTGTATTGCACGAATGA
- a CDS encoding AraC family transcriptional regulator, with product MKLHFHKVPVPLQDSFSIRHDRAPNFGRPLHYHPELELHFTIKGTGIRLIGDDVSHFKEGEVILLGENLPHAWRGKENGTGDAPEDSWVEAIVIQFSADCLGADFFQLPEAYLLPRIFELAKKGLLFYGELAEQIKALMYRSVKAARFERILILLQILQVISEREEFSTIASAHAFYKPNEHESVRLNNVLVFTLANFKREITLDEVAAVSNLSVTSFCRYFKMITNKTYLDFLTEVRISHTRRMIIEDRYPIAMICYECGFNNVSNFYRHFKRFTGMTPFEYKKRYNKELSA from the coding sequence ATGAAACTTCACTTTCACAAAGTGCCGGTACCGCTACAGGATTCCTTTTCGATAAGACACGATCGTGCACCGAATTTTGGAAGGCCGCTCCATTATCATCCTGAACTGGAATTGCATTTTACAATAAAGGGGACAGGGATCCGGCTGATCGGCGACGATGTATCCCATTTTAAAGAAGGGGAGGTGATCCTGCTGGGGGAAAATCTGCCCCATGCCTGGCGGGGAAAAGAAAATGGAACCGGAGATGCACCGGAGGATTCCTGGGTGGAGGCGATCGTGATACAGTTTTCTGCCGACTGCCTGGGGGCGGATTTTTTTCAATTGCCGGAAGCTTATCTGCTCCCCCGGATTTTTGAACTGGCGAAGAAGGGATTGCTTTTTTACGGGGAGTTGGCCGAACAGATAAAAGCATTGATGTACCGTTCTGTAAAAGCAGCCCGCTTTGAACGGATCCTTATCCTGCTGCAAATTTTGCAGGTGATCAGTGAACGGGAAGAGTTCTCCACGATTGCTTCGGCACATGCATTCTATAAACCCAATGAACATGAGTCGGTACGGTTGAACAATGTACTGGTGTTTACGCTGGCCAATTTTAAAAGAGAAATTACGCTGGACGAGGTTGCCGCAGTAAGTAATTTGAGTGTTACTTCCTTTTGCCGGTATTTTAAGATGATTACCAATAAGACCTATCTCGACTTTCTTACTGAGGTGAGGATCAGTCATACCCGCAGGATGATCATCGAAGACCGCTATCCGATTGCGATGATCTGCTACGAATGCGGATTTAATAACGTGTCGAATTTTTACCGGCATTTTAAAAGATTTACCGGCATGACACCCTTTGAATACAAGAAGCGTTATAATAAAGAGTTGTCTGCCTAG
- a CDS encoding RagB/SusD family nutrient uptake outer membrane protein, whose translation MILKKRFYITAFSCTLLLATSCKKFLEEKIYSQLAPDNFLNTEDGIKSLLNDAYARAANMNTNNSIYVIAPQEWTTDILYQSGDNVERDARNFINFSWDPTIDFISNNWDAPYQAIRDANLLLKSIDAVPVSSQAKAAYTAEFRFLRAISYYKLYCFFGPVPLRTEATSELQLKRATDHEMKQFIESELVAAATALPDPGGKLPYGRAHKAAALGFLCKFYLNTQQWQQCADVAAQIMNQFHYGLFGDYQMLFSVANERNNEYIWVRPAMASSDRATANSWMNTAFPDNFAEAPALGVKFLSTYVNWPNEFRIYDAFYNSFESGDKRRNLLVTSYTNTSGQTVSLLGNDNIRSFKYLPDPNAQGASHGNDIPEIRYADILLSRAEALNELSGPSQESLDLINLVRNRAGLGNIKMSDVVSKEFLRDHILKERGWEFYSEGHRRMDLIRMHRFVPGALARGKTNARPFHVLFPIPQAVMDSDPLLIQNEGY comes from the coding sequence ATGATCCTGAAAAAACGCTTTTATATCACTGCATTCAGTTGTACACTGCTGCTTGCCACTTCCTGTAAGAAATTCCTGGAAGAAAAAATATATTCGCAGCTGGCGCCGGACAATTTCCTGAATACAGAAGATGGTATAAAATCACTGTTGAATGATGCCTATGCCCGGGCGGCCAATATGAATACCAATAATTCCATTTATGTGATCGCTCCACAGGAATGGACAACGGATATTTTGTACCAGTCCGGAGATAATGTAGAACGCGATGCCCGGAATTTTATTAACTTTTCGTGGGACCCTACCATCGATTTTATCAGCAATAACTGGGATGCCCCCTACCAGGCGATCCGCGATGCAAATTTGCTGCTGAAGAGTATCGACGCCGTACCGGTGTCTTCACAGGCGAAGGCCGCTTATACAGCAGAATTCCGTTTTCTGAGAGCGATCAGCTACTACAAACTTTATTGCTTCTTTGGCCCGGTGCCCTTACGCACAGAGGCTACCAGCGAACTGCAGCTGAAACGCGCTACTGACCATGAAATGAAGCAGTTTATTGAATCAGAGCTGGTCGCCGCAGCTACCGCATTGCCCGATCCCGGAGGGAAGCTGCCATACGGACGGGCACACAAAGCAGCTGCATTGGGATTCCTTTGCAAATTTTACCTGAACACCCAACAATGGCAGCAATGTGCCGATGTTGCGGCCCAGATTATGAACCAGTTTCATTATGGACTCTTCGGCGATTATCAAATGCTGTTTAGTGTGGCCAATGAGCGCAATAATGAATATATCTGGGTGCGGCCTGCCATGGCCAGCAGTGACCGGGCCACAGCTAATAGCTGGATGAATACCGCGTTTCCGGATAATTTTGCAGAGGCCCCGGCCCTGGGCGTTAAGTTCCTGTCCACGTATGTGAACTGGCCAAACGAATTCAGGATCTATGATGCTTTTTATAATTCGTTTGAGTCCGGAGACAAACGACGCAACCTGCTGGTTACCTCATACACCAATACTTCCGGGCAAACCGTATCCTTGCTGGGGAATGACAATATCCGGTCTTTTAAATATTTACCCGATCCCAATGCCCAGGGGGCATCACATGGAAACGATATTCCGGAGATCCGGTATGCGGATATATTACTTTCTAGGGCTGAGGCATTGAATGAACTAAGCGGCCCTTCGCAGGAATCCCTGGACCTGATCAACCTGGTACGCAACCGGGCGGGATTAGGGAACATAAAGATGAGTGATGTGGTTTCAAAGGAATTCCTGCGGGATCATATCCTGAAGGAGCGGGGTTGGGAATTTTATTCAGAAGGACATCGCCGGATGGACCTGATACGGATGCATCGATTTGTACCTGGTGCCCTGGCCCGGGGAAAGACCAATGCCAGGCCCTTTCATGTCCTGTTCCCCATTCCGCAGGCGGTGATGGATTCAGACCCTTTATTGATTCAGAACGAAGGGTATTGA
- a CDS encoding SusC/RagA family TonB-linked outer membrane protein, which yields MQVVQNSGEPGGGISVNIRGVGSINGGNSPLYVIDGLPLDNASAVSGSGTNFTGMKTPRNPLNSINPNDIASIEILKDASATAIYGSRGANGVVLITTKSGKSGALKVNYDVYAGIQNVAHKIRLLNGEEYMRIINSIIDEGGGNAAQKVTALSGGGTNWLEQVYQPNAGIQNHNLSLSGGNDKTSFMASLNYYDQDGILINSNNKRYTARVNLEHRASEKFKMGINISTGYVKDRYVPNGMDLNERAGIVYAAINYDPSLSVYDEQGKYTLSKDMNIDNPLAIANGKTGVSNLYRTFGTIYGEYVVLKGLSAKLNIGGDVVNQRRDTYVGRLTIDGAAAGGIASIINGKNSNYLMEGTLNYKKELPKSSINAVVGMTGQRFIENSSTAEGRGFPSDAIGTDNLGLGNPAAAVNASSKSENSLLSYLGRINYVFDNKYLLTGTMRIDGSSRFGANNKFGHFPSVALGWKVNEEPFLSNLSEISNLKLRASWGITGNQEIGNYQSMSTFGTGLKTVIDNVQVTSVTPSRIANPDLKWESSEQLNIGVDFGLFGNRLSGSLEWYAKTTRDMLLNLPIPRSTGFATMLSNAGSMRNTGVEIMLSGDILTGPFTWNANASFSTLKNRVLNLGGIANIISGSAGSTSQIAITKVGAPINAFYGYIIDGVWQQDEDFTQTKDNVQPGDLKFRDMTGDGLVNADDRVIIGKSFPDMMGSFTSSFGYKNFQLYVFVEGVKGAFMLNNNMVDTYFPANLKRNRLATPLLNRWTEAHPSTIYPSFVAPNAQGQKTVNTYTVEDASYLRLNTIRLSYALPLKKGVIKGATIYASAQNIWTLTDYTGYDPALNPYGGANFRIDWNAYPSSKTFLAGVTIDL from the coding sequence GTGCAGGTGGTGCAGAACAGCGGTGAGCCGGGCGGCGGCATTTCTGTAAATATCCGGGGTGTGGGATCCATTAATGGCGGCAACAGTCCGCTATATGTGATTGATGGGTTACCTTTGGATAACGCATCGGCGGTGAGTGGATCCGGCACCAATTTTACCGGAATGAAGACGCCCCGAAATCCGCTCAATTCTATTAATCCGAATGATATCGCTTCCATCGAAATCTTAAAAGACGCCTCCGCTACTGCGATCTACGGTTCAAGGGGCGCTAATGGCGTGGTGCTGATTACTACAAAGAGCGGCAAGTCGGGCGCTTTAAAAGTGAATTACGATGTGTATGCGGGCATCCAGAATGTGGCACATAAAATACGGTTGCTGAACGGGGAGGAATATATGCGGATCATCAATAGTATCATTGATGAAGGCGGTGGTAATGCTGCCCAGAAAGTAACCGCTTTATCCGGCGGCGGCACCAACTGGCTGGAACAGGTCTATCAGCCCAATGCGGGTATTCAAAACCATAACCTGTCGCTTTCGGGAGGTAATGATAAAACCTCTTTCATGGCCTCGCTGAATTATTACGATCAGGACGGGATCCTGATTAACTCGAACAATAAACGCTACACCGCCCGTGTGAACCTGGAACACCGGGCATCGGAAAAATTCAAAATGGGCATCAATATAAGTACCGGCTATGTAAAAGACCGGTACGTGCCCAATGGAATGGATCTGAATGAACGTGCCGGCATTGTTTATGCAGCCATCAACTACGACCCCTCGCTTTCTGTGTATGACGAGCAGGGAAAGTACACGCTTTCCAAGGATATGAATATCGATAATCCCCTGGCCATTGCAAATGGGAAAACAGGTGTTTCCAATCTTTACAGAACCTTTGGGACCATTTACGGTGAGTATGTGGTACTGAAAGGTCTGTCTGCAAAATTGAATATCGGTGGCGATGTGGTAAACCAGCGCAGGGATACCTACGTGGGACGGTTAACAATTGACGGGGCTGCTGCGGGGGGTATCGCCAGTATCATCAACGGCAAGAACAGTAATTATTTGATGGAGGGCACATTGAACTATAAAAAAGAACTGCCCAAAAGTTCAATCAATGCGGTAGTAGGTATGACGGGACAGCGGTTTATTGAAAATTCTTCAACAGCCGAGGGCCGGGGCTTCCCTTCGGATGCAATTGGTACCGATAACCTGGGATTGGGAAATCCGGCGGCTGCTGTAAATGCCAGCAGCAAAAGCGAAAACAGTTTGCTCTCTTACCTGGGCCGCATCAACTATGTATTCGATAACAAATATCTTCTTACGGGTACCATGCGGATTGATGGTTCCTCCAGATTTGGTGCGAATAATAAGTTCGGTCATTTTCCGTCAGTAGCATTGGGATGGAAGGTAAACGAAGAACCGTTCCTGAGCAATCTGTCTGAAATCAGCAATTTAAAGTTAAGGGCCAGCTGGGGAATTACCGGTAACCAGGAAATCGGAAACTATCAATCTATGTCTACGTTTGGAACCGGCCTGAAAACCGTAATCGACAATGTACAGGTAACATCGGTAACGCCGTCAAGGATTGCCAACCCGGATCTGAAATGGGAAAGTTCTGAACAGCTGAATATCGGTGTGGATTTCGGGTTGTTTGGGAACCGGTTGTCCGGAAGCCTGGAATGGTATGCAAAAACGACGCGCGACATGTTGCTGAATCTGCCCATTCCGCGTTCTACAGGTTTTGCCACAATGTTAAGCAACGCGGGAAGTATGCGAAATACAGGGGTTGAAATCATGTTGTCCGGCGATATCCTAACGGGACCTTTTACCTGGAATGCCAATGCCTCCTTCAGTACGCTAAAAAACCGGGTCTTGAATTTGGGCGGTATTGCCAATATTATTTCGGGCAGTGCGGGCTCCACCAGCCAGATCGCGATCACAAAAGTGGGGGCACCCATTAATGCATTTTATGGATATATCATTGATGGCGTTTGGCAGCAAGATGAGGATTTTACCCAAACCAAGGATAACGTACAACCGGGGGATCTGAAGTTCCGGGATATGACCGGCGATGGATTGGTAAATGCAGATGACCGGGTGATCATCGGGAAATCTTTTCCGGACATGATGGGGTCTTTTACCAGCAGTTTCGGTTATAAAAATTTCCAGTTGTATGTTTTTGTGGAAGGCGTAAAAGGGGCTTTCATGCTCAATAATAATATGGTGGATACCTATTTTCCTGCAAACCTGAAACGGAACCGGCTGGCAACCCCGCTGCTCAACCGGTGGACGGAAGCGCATCCATCAACGATCTATCCTTCCTTTGTTGCGCCCAATGCACAAGGGCAGAAAACGGTAAATACCTATACGGTGGAAGACGCGTCCTATCTGCGGCTGAACACGATCCGGCTGAGTTATGCCCTTCCGTTGAAAAAAGGCGTAATTAAAGGGGCTACCATATATGCTTCGGCACAGAATATATGGACCCTTACTGACTATACCGGCTATGACCCGGCGCTGAATCCATATGGCGGCGCAAATTTCAGAATTGACTGGAATGCCTACCCGTCTTCCAAAACATTTTTGGCGGGTGTAACGATTGACCTTTAA
- a CDS encoding carboxypeptidase-like regulatory domain-containing protein yields the protein MKIDRFLLKVLWSLPLIAGCVAIRVTAQNGPVDIKGQVRDPAGTGLSAATIQVRGTAAITASDRDGYFHIAAHPEDILVFSRVGYQEKELAAKLVSEQKGLVLLDPVDSRMDEVVVVGYGTVKKKDLTVPLLLCRQKTLIRAPLLRQTSSLPVRPRSAGGAEQR from the coding sequence ATGAAGATTGATCGTTTTTTATTGAAGGTTCTATGGAGCCTTCCATTGATTGCCGGTTGTGTTGCTATTCGTGTAACTGCCCAAAACGGCCCGGTGGATATTAAGGGCCAGGTAAGGGACCCGGCCGGTACCGGGCTTAGCGCCGCCACCATACAGGTGCGCGGTACCGCCGCCATAACTGCTTCAGACCGGGATGGCTATTTTCATATTGCAGCGCATCCGGAAGATATACTGGTCTTCTCCAGGGTGGGTTATCAGGAAAAGGAGCTGGCTGCAAAACTGGTAAGTGAGCAGAAGGGGTTGGTGCTGCTGGACCCGGTCGATTCCCGGATGGATGAAGTGGTGGTGGTAGGGTATGGAACGGTAAAGAAGAAGGATCTGACGGTGCCGTTGTTGCTTTGTCGGCAAAAGACTTTAATAAGGGCGCCATTACTTCGGCAGACCAGCTCATTGCCGGTAAGGCCGCGGAGTGCAGGTGGTGCAGAACAGCGGTGA